In Daucus carota subsp. sativus chromosome 4, DH1 v3.0, whole genome shotgun sequence, one DNA window encodes the following:
- the LOC108219065 gene encoding glucomannan 4-beta-mannosyltransferase 2 — protein sequence MADVSAQSFIPETFQGTTVDLASQFGFLWELIKTPLIVPLLKLAVVICLTMELMLFAERLYMGIVIILVKIFLKKPEKRYNWEPMSDDLEAGSSAFPLVLIQIPMFNEREVYKISIGAACNLSWPADRLVIQVLDDSTDPIIKEMVEKECKRWAAKGLNITYQIRETRGGYKAGALKEGLKRDYVKECEYVAIFDADFRPEPDFLRRSIPFLMHNSKIALVQARWRFVNSDECLMTRMQEMSLDYHFTVEQEVGSATHAFFGFNGTGGIWRIAAINEAGGWKDRTTVEDMDLAVRASLKGWKFVYLGDLHVKSELPSTFKAFRYQQHRWSCGPANLFRKMVMEIVRNKAFNFWKKVYVIYSFFFVRKIIAHMVTFFFFCVVLPLTIMVPEIDVPKWGAIYIPCIITTLNSVGTPRSIHLLFYWILFENVMSFHRTKATFIGLFEAKRANEWVVTEKLGDGHKNKNNKSAKKFNFNIGDRIHVTELGFAVFLFFCGCYDYLYGKNNYFVYMFLQTITFSIVGFGYIGTIVPS from the exons ATGGCTGATGTTTCAGCTCAGAGTTTCATCCCAGAGACTTTCCAGGGAACAACAGTAGATTTAGCAAGCCAATTTGGGTTCCTCTGGGAGCTCATTAAGACCCCATTGATTGTACCATTGCTTAAACTAGCTGTGGTTATATGTTTAACCATGGAACTCATGTTGTTTGCTGAGAGATTGTACATGGGAATAGTCATTATCTTAGTTAAAATCTTTTTGAAAAAGCCTGAGAAAAGGTACAACTGGGAGCCCATGAGTGATGATTTGGAAGCTGGAAGCTCTGCTTTTCCATTGGTGCTTATACAAATCCCCATGTTCAATGAAAGAGAG GTTTACAAGATCTCAATTGGGGCTGCTTGTAACCTCTCATGGCCAGCGGATCGTCTTGTTATTCAAGTTCTTGATGATTCAACTGATCCTATTATCAAG GAAATGGTTGAGAAAGAATGCAAAAGGTGGGCAGCTAAAGGCTTAAACATAACCTACCAAATTAGAGAAACCAGGGGGGGCTACAAAGCTGGTGCACTTAAAGAAGGTTTAAAACGTGATTATGTTAAAGAATGTGAATATGTTGCAATTTTCGATGCTGATTTCCGGCCAGAACCTGATTTTCTCCGACGATCTATCCCATTCCTCATGCACAATTCTAAAATCGCACTCGTTCAAGCCAGATGGAGATTTG TAAATTCTGATGAGTGTTTGATGACCAGAATGCAAGAGATGTCACTAGATTACCATTTTACAGTGGAGCAAGAAGTGGGATCAGCTACTCATGCCTTCTTTGGTTTTAATG GAACTGGGGGAATATGGAGAATTGCTGCTATCAACGAGGCAGGCGGATGGAAAGACCGAACAACAGTCGAGGATATGGATCTTGCTGTTCGAGCTAGTCTGAAGGGCTGGAAGTTTGTTTACCTTGGCGATCTTCAT GTAAAAAGTGAACTTCCTAGTACTTTTAAAGCCTTCAGATATCAGCAACATAGGTGGTCTTGTGGTCCTGCAAATTTGTTCAGAAAAATGGTGATGGAGATCGTGAGAAACAAGGCAT TTAATTTCTGGAAGAAAGTATATGTGATATACAGCTTTTTCTTTGTCCGAAAGATTATAGCTCATATGGTTACCTTCTTCTTTTTCTGTGTCGTCCTTCCATTAACAATTATGGTTCCTGAAATTGACGTTCCAAAATGGGGAGCTATTTACATCCCGTGCATTATCACTACTCTCAATTCTGTTGGAACTCCAAG GTcaattcatttattattttactggATTCTCTTTGAAAATGTGATGTCTTTCCACCGCACAAAGGCAACCTTCATTGGGTTATTTGAGGCAAAGCGGGCTAATGAGTGGGTTGTGACTGAGAAACTAGGAGATGGTCACAAGAACAAAAACAACAAATCAGCAAAGAAGTTCAACTTCAATATAGGAGACAG AATACATGTTACAGAGCTAGGATTCGCAGTGTTCCTCTTCTTCTGCGGATGCTATGATTATCTATACGGAAAGAATAATTACTTTGTTTACATGTTTCTCCAAACAATAACCTTTTCTATCGTGGGGTTTGGCTACATTGGCACCATTGTCCCAAGCTGA